Proteins encoded by one window of Haliotis asinina isolate JCU_RB_2024 chromosome 6, JCU_Hal_asi_v2, whole genome shotgun sequence:
- the LOC137287897 gene encoding toll-like receptor 4 produces MKISILQLFVCLCGEVVWACTFHHDVTYGGVFANCSNNNLSSVPDDLPLNTTSLSLHSNHITVLHTQPNCSWNTLKYLDLSNNKLAKLEKRTFESISHLEELFLQNNNLLLTPDTYADDVFLPLQKLQKLHLHNNDRRFNGKYPETALGKLRSVVELKIDSSRITIFGSGFANMSSLKRLLLGFNGCKIEAVLNDTFRTFQHSAVEDLDLSSCPLEAVDKMSFVYLKRLKNLNLSYSTFVAPVEAVRSMHGFNGLNMTSIIFDEMYNFLNFRYGAIEPRILSREVVNNIQGVCVRKFSMKKNKIVWIDSSILNSGSRFSQCIVHLDLSDNDFLGDRLLLFKLVFAPELVFLNFSNHLRRNEFFPTSLPEHNSLLSVPTFQLTLPGKLEYLYMHGSLSDVGYINGNIEFRNAFSLKSFIFEFNGMYAFKHNIYGLENLTEFDVSGNYFTNVNPGFLQSFPSLTTLKMSQMGFRKDFLLKEGRQMFLPLRALKNIVLSRNDLIVMDSQIFAGNQLTVIDLSFNRFESIPFDITTTPSLRHLDLSYNSLPVLSESQRRLLDALATTNNLTLNLNNNLLSCGCKNIDFVMWMFQTDVKVESRDTYTCVSDDGVITSPSFIYDHHDETWRRCSGPIWLSLSVSAFALIILFMILIYLINQKKTLVLNIIHRLFGLVNVTKAPKRTDFPNDAYIGYSDVDYQYVCHTVRKHLEDRHRVKLFLKDRDTIPGGQIADDIISGIDSSWKTVLVLTQSFIEDQWCLFIVNRIVYSSTRMPAGSVLLVLFEDVKRGDISPALLNVVEDRHIFSVGKYVDDQGRLWRDVSQRIMNESVGRMVSR; encoded by the coding sequence ATGAAAATCAGCATTCTACaactttttgtctgtctctgtggAGAAGTTGTCTGGGCATGCACGTTCCACCATGATGTGACGTATGGAGGAGTATTTGCAAACTGTTCCAACAACAACTTATCCTCTGTACCAGATGATCTTCCTTTGAATACAACATCGCTCAGTTTACATAGCAATCACATTACCGTGTTGCACACTCAACCCAACTGTTCCTGGAATACACTCAAATACCTCGACCTCTCCAACAACAAATTAGCCAAGCTGGAAAAGCGGACATTTGAAAGCATTTCACACTTAGAAGAACTGTTCTTGCAAAACAATAATCTTCTTCTCACTCCTGACACCTACGCAGACGATGTCTTCCTACCTTTACAGAAACTTCAGAAGCTTCATCTACACAACAATGACCGACGGTTTAACGGTAAATATCCAGAAACCGCTCTCGGTAAACTGAGGAGTGTTGTAGAATTGAAAATTGATTCATCCAGAATCACTATCTTTGGATCTGGATTTGCAAACATGAGTAGTCTCAAAAGGCTTCTTTTGGGGTTTAATGGTTGCAAGATTGAAGCAGTATTAAACGACACGTTCCGAACTTTTCAACACAGCGCAGTTGAAGATCTTGATCTTAGTAGTTGCCCATTGGAGGCTGTAGATAAAATGTCATTTGTATATTTGAAAAGACTAAAGAATTTAAACCTTTCCTATAGTACCTTCGTTGCCCCAGTGGAAGCTGTTAGGTCTATGCATGGTTTTAATGGTTTAAACATGACAAGCATTATCTTTGATGAAATGTACAATTTCCTTAATTTTCGGTATGGTGCTATTGAACCACGAATTCTTTCACGCGAAGTAGTGAATAATATTCAAGGCGTTTGTGTGAGgaagttttcaatgaaaaaaaataaaatagtaTGGATTGATTCATCGATTTTAAACTCCGGTTCGCGTTTCTCCCAGTGCATTGTACATTTGGACCTTTCTGATAATGATTTCCTGGGAGACAGACTGCTTTTATTCAAACTCGTTTTCGCGCCTGAGTTGGTGTTTCTGAATTTTTCAAATCACTTGAGGAGAAACGAGTTCTTTCCAACATCATTACCTGAACATAACTCCCTATTGTCAGTACCAACTTTCCAGCTCACACTTCCCGGCAAACTGGAGTACCTTTATATGCACGGTTCTTTGAGCGATGTAGGTTACATAAACGGCAATATTGAATTTAGAAATGCGTTCTCGCTCAAAAGTTTCATCTTCGAATTTAACGGTATGTATGCCTTCAAACACAATATTTATGGGTTAGAGAACCTCACTGAGTTCGATGTCTCTGGAAACTACTTCACCAACGTGAATCCTGGTTTCTTGCAATCTTTTCCAAGTTTGACAACTCTTAAAATGTCTCAAATGGGCTTTAGAAAAGATTTTCTACTTAAAGAGGGGCGTCAGATGTTTTTGCCATTACGTgcactgaaaaatattgttcttaGTCGCAATGATTTAATAGTCATGGATTCACAAATATTTGCTGGGAATCAGCTGACAGTCATTGATTTGTCCTTTAACCGCTTTGAAAGTATCCCCTTTGACATCACAACAACCCCATCTCTGCGACATCTTGATCTCAGTTACAACTCGTTGCCTGTATTATCAGAGTCACAGAGGCGTCTACTCGATGCCTTGGCAACAACAAATAACCTTACTTTGAACCTTAACAACAACCTTCTGTCCTGCGGATGTAAGAATATAGACTTTGTGATGTGGATGTTCCAAACAGATGTGAAAGTTGAAAGCAGAGATACATATACCTGCGTATCTGATGATGGTGTTATTACATCTCCATCGTTTATTTATGATCATCATGATGAAACCTGGAGAAGGTGTTCAGGACCAATTTGGTTGTCTTTATCTGTTTCTGCCTTTGCActgattattttgtttatgattcTAATATACCTGATAAACCAGAAAAAGACTTTAGTTTTAAACATCATTCACCGATTGTTTGGACTGGTAAATGTCACCAAGGCCCCGAAACGTACTGATTTTCCGAATGACGCCTACATCGGCTACAGCGACGTCGATTACCAGTACGTCTGTCACACTGTTAGAAAACACCTGGAAGATAGACACCGAGTGAAACTCTTCCTGAAGGACAGAGACACCATCCCTGGAGGACAAATAGCCGACGACATCATCAGCGGAATAGATTCCAGTTGGAAAACGGTCCTCGTTCTCACCCAGTCTTTTATTGAGGACCAGTGGTGCCTCTTCATCGTGAATCGTATTGTGTATTCCTCCACCAGAATGCCAGCTGGTAGTGTCCTGCTTGTGTTGTTTGAGGACGTGAAACGAGGGGACATTTCACCGGCCCTGTTGAACGTTGTGGAAGATAGACATATCTTCAGTGTGGGGAAATATGTGGACGACCAGGGCAGACTTTGGAGAGACGTTAGTCAACGCATCATGAATGAAAGTGTAGGGAGAATGGTTTCTCGCTGA
- the LOC137286866 gene encoding toll-like receptor 4 isoform X1: MLIYILTMKISILQLFVCLCGEVIWACTFHHDVTYGGVFANCSNNNLSSVPDDLPLNTTSLSLHSNHITVLHTQPNCSWNTLKYLDLSNNKLAKLEKRTFESISHLEELFLQNNNLLLNPDTYADDVFLPLQKLQKLHLHNNDRRFNGKYPETALGKLRSVVELKIDSSRITIFGSGFANMTSLKRLLLGFNGCKIEAVLNDTFRSFQHSSVEDLDLRSCPLATLDKMSFVYFKRLKNLNLSNSTFVSPVDAVKSMHGFNGSNMTSIILDEMYNFLNFRYGPVAPRILTHDVLDNIQGVCVRKFSMKKNKIVWIDSSILNSGSRFSQCIVHLDLSDNDFLGDRLLLFKLVFAPELVFLNFSNHLRRNEFFPTSLPEHNSLLSVPTFQLTLPGKLEYLYMHGSLSDVGYINGNIEFRNAFSLKSFIFEFNGMYAFRHNIYGLENLTEFDVSGNYFTNVNPGFLQSFPSLTTLKMSQMGFRKDFLLKEGRQMFLPLRALKNIVLSRNDLIVMDSQIFAGNQLTVIDLSFNRFESIPFDITTTPSLRHLDLSYNSLPVLSESQRRLLDALATTNNLTLNLNNNLLSCGCKNLDFVMWMFQTDVKVESRDTYTCVSDDGVITSPSFVYDHYDETWRRCSGPVWLSLSVSAFALIILFMILIYLINQKKTLVLNIIHRFFGLVNVTKAPKRSDFPNDAYIGYSDVDYQYVCHTVREHLEDRHGVKLFLKDRDTIPGGQIADDIISGIDSSWKTVLVLTQSFIEDQWCRFIVNRIVYSSTRMPVGSVLLVLFKDVRRGDISPALLNVVEERHIFSVGKYVDDQGRLWRDVSQRIMNGAEV, encoded by the exons ATGTTGATAT ATATCTTAACTATGAAAATCAGCATTCTACaactttttgtctgtctctgtggAGAAGTTATCTGGGCATGCACGTTCCACCATGATGTGACGTATGGAGGAGTATTTGCAAACTGTTCCAACAACAACTTATCCTCTGTACCAGATGATCTTCCTTTGAATACAACATCGCTCAGTTTGCATAGCAATCACATTACCGTGTTGCACACTCAACCCAACTGTTCCTGGAATACACTCAAATACCTCGACCTCTCCAACAACAAATTAGCCAAGCTGGAAAAGCGGACATTTGAAAGCATTTCACACTTAGAAGAACTGTTCTTGCAAAACAATAATCTTCTCCTCAATCCTGACACCTACGCGGACGATGTCTTCCTACCTTTACAGAAACTTCAGAAGCTTCATCTACACAACAATGACCGACGGTTTAACGGTAAATATCCAGAAACCGCTCTCGGTAAACTGAGGAGTGTTGTAGAATTGAAAATTGATTCATCCAGAATCACTATCTTTGGATCTGGATTTGCAAACATGACTAGTCTCAAAAGGCTTCTTTTGGGGTTTAATGGTTGCAAGATTGAAGCAGTATTAAACGACACGTTCCGATCTTTTCAACACAGCTCGGTTGAAGATCTTGATCTTAGGAGTTGCCCATTGGCGACTCTAGataaaatgtcatttgtttatttcaagAGACTAAAGAATTTAAACCTTTCCAATAGTACATTCGTATCCCCAGTGGATGCTGTTAAGTCTATGCATGGTTTTAATGGTTCAAACATGACAAGTATTATACTTGATGAAATGTACAATTTCCTTAATTTTCGGTATGGTCCTGTTGCACCGCGAATTCTTACACACGATGTGCTGGATAATATTCAAGGCGTTTGTGTGAGgaagttttcaatgaaaaaaaataaaatagtaTGGATTGATTCATCGATTTTAAACTCCGGTTCGCGTTTTTCCCAGTGCATTGTACATTTGGACCTTTCTGATAATGATTTCCTGGGAGACAGACTGCTTTTATTCAAACTCGTTTTCGCGCCTGAGTTGGTGTTTCTGAATTTTTCAAATCACTTGAGGAGAAACGAGTTCTTTCCAACATCATTACCTGAACATAACTCCCTATTGTCAGTACCAACTTTCCAGCTCACACTTCCCGGCAAACTGGAGTACCTTTATATGCACGGTTCTTTGAGCGATGTAGGTTACATAAACGGCAATATTGAATTTAGAAATGCGTTCTCGCTCAAAAGTTTCATCTTCGAATTTAACGGTATGTATGCCTTCAGACACAATATTTATGGGTTAGAGAACCTCACTGAGTTCGATGTCTCTGGAAACTACTTCACCAACGTGAATCCTGGTTTCTTGCAATCTTTTCCAAGTTTGACAACTCTTAAAATGTCTCAAATGGGCTTTAGAAAAGATTTTCTACTTAAAGAGGGGCGTCAGATGTTTTTGCCATTACGTgcactgaaaaatattgttcttaGTCGCAATGATTTAATAGTCATGGATTCACAAATATTTGCTGGGAATCAGCTGACAGTCATTGATTTGTCCTTTAACCGCTTTGAAAGTATCCCCTTTGACATCACAACAACCCCATCTCTGCGACATCTTGATCTTAGTTACAACTCGTTGCCTGTATTATCAGAGTCACAGAGGCGTCTACTCGATGCCTTGGCAACAACAAATAACCTTACTTTGAACCTTAACAACAACCTTCTGTCCTGCGGATGTAAGAATTTAGACTTTGTGATGTGGATGTTCCAAACAGATGTGAAGGTTGAAAGCAGAGATACATATACCTGCGTATCTGATGATGGTGTTATTACATCTCCATCGTTTGTTTATGATCATTATGATGAAACCTGGAGAAGGTGTTCAGGACCAGTTTGGTTGTCTTTATCTGTCTCTGCTTTTGCACTGATTATTTTATTCATGATTTTAATATACCTGATAAACCAGAAAAAGACGTTAGTTTTAAACATCATTCACCGGTTCTTTGGGTTGGTAAATGTCACCAAGGCGCCGAAACGTTCTGACTTTCCTAATGACGCCTACATCGGCTACAGCGACGTCGATTACCAGTACGTCTGTCACACCGTGAGAGAACATCTGGAAGACAGACACGGAGTCAAACTCTTCCTGAAGGACAGAGACACCATCCCTGGAGGACAAATAGCCGACGACATCATTAGCGGAATAGATTCCAGTTGGAAAACGGTCCTCGTTCTCACCCAGTCTTTTATTGAGGACCAGTGGTGCCGCTTCATCGTGAATCGTATTGTGTATTCCTCCACCAGAATGCCAGTTGGTAGTGTCCTGCTTGTGCTGTTTAAGGATGTGAGACGAGGGGACATTTCACCGGCCCTGTTGAACGTTGTGGAAGAAAGACATATCTTCAGTGTGGGGAAATATGTGGACGACCAGGGCAGACTTTGGAGAGACGTTAGTCAACGTATCATGAATGGAGCGGAAGTTTAG
- the LOC137286866 gene encoding toll-like receptor 4 isoform X2, whose translation MKISILQLFVCLCGEVIWACTFHHDVTYGGVFANCSNNNLSSVPDDLPLNTTSLSLHSNHITVLHTQPNCSWNTLKYLDLSNNKLAKLEKRTFESISHLEELFLQNNNLLLNPDTYADDVFLPLQKLQKLHLHNNDRRFNGKYPETALGKLRSVVELKIDSSRITIFGSGFANMTSLKRLLLGFNGCKIEAVLNDTFRSFQHSSVEDLDLRSCPLATLDKMSFVYFKRLKNLNLSNSTFVSPVDAVKSMHGFNGSNMTSIILDEMYNFLNFRYGPVAPRILTHDVLDNIQGVCVRKFSMKKNKIVWIDSSILNSGSRFSQCIVHLDLSDNDFLGDRLLLFKLVFAPELVFLNFSNHLRRNEFFPTSLPEHNSLLSVPTFQLTLPGKLEYLYMHGSLSDVGYINGNIEFRNAFSLKSFIFEFNGMYAFRHNIYGLENLTEFDVSGNYFTNVNPGFLQSFPSLTTLKMSQMGFRKDFLLKEGRQMFLPLRALKNIVLSRNDLIVMDSQIFAGNQLTVIDLSFNRFESIPFDITTTPSLRHLDLSYNSLPVLSESQRRLLDALATTNNLTLNLNNNLLSCGCKNLDFVMWMFQTDVKVESRDTYTCVSDDGVITSPSFVYDHYDETWRRCSGPVWLSLSVSAFALIILFMILIYLINQKKTLVLNIIHRFFGLVNVTKAPKRSDFPNDAYIGYSDVDYQYVCHTVREHLEDRHGVKLFLKDRDTIPGGQIADDIISGIDSSWKTVLVLTQSFIEDQWCRFIVNRIVYSSTRMPVGSVLLVLFKDVRRGDISPALLNVVEERHIFSVGKYVDDQGRLWRDVSQRIMNGAEV comes from the coding sequence ATGAAAATCAGCATTCTACaactttttgtctgtctctgtggAGAAGTTATCTGGGCATGCACGTTCCACCATGATGTGACGTATGGAGGAGTATTTGCAAACTGTTCCAACAACAACTTATCCTCTGTACCAGATGATCTTCCTTTGAATACAACATCGCTCAGTTTGCATAGCAATCACATTACCGTGTTGCACACTCAACCCAACTGTTCCTGGAATACACTCAAATACCTCGACCTCTCCAACAACAAATTAGCCAAGCTGGAAAAGCGGACATTTGAAAGCATTTCACACTTAGAAGAACTGTTCTTGCAAAACAATAATCTTCTCCTCAATCCTGACACCTACGCGGACGATGTCTTCCTACCTTTACAGAAACTTCAGAAGCTTCATCTACACAACAATGACCGACGGTTTAACGGTAAATATCCAGAAACCGCTCTCGGTAAACTGAGGAGTGTTGTAGAATTGAAAATTGATTCATCCAGAATCACTATCTTTGGATCTGGATTTGCAAACATGACTAGTCTCAAAAGGCTTCTTTTGGGGTTTAATGGTTGCAAGATTGAAGCAGTATTAAACGACACGTTCCGATCTTTTCAACACAGCTCGGTTGAAGATCTTGATCTTAGGAGTTGCCCATTGGCGACTCTAGataaaatgtcatttgtttatttcaagAGACTAAAGAATTTAAACCTTTCCAATAGTACATTCGTATCCCCAGTGGATGCTGTTAAGTCTATGCATGGTTTTAATGGTTCAAACATGACAAGTATTATACTTGATGAAATGTACAATTTCCTTAATTTTCGGTATGGTCCTGTTGCACCGCGAATTCTTACACACGATGTGCTGGATAATATTCAAGGCGTTTGTGTGAGgaagttttcaatgaaaaaaaataaaatagtaTGGATTGATTCATCGATTTTAAACTCCGGTTCGCGTTTTTCCCAGTGCATTGTACATTTGGACCTTTCTGATAATGATTTCCTGGGAGACAGACTGCTTTTATTCAAACTCGTTTTCGCGCCTGAGTTGGTGTTTCTGAATTTTTCAAATCACTTGAGGAGAAACGAGTTCTTTCCAACATCATTACCTGAACATAACTCCCTATTGTCAGTACCAACTTTCCAGCTCACACTTCCCGGCAAACTGGAGTACCTTTATATGCACGGTTCTTTGAGCGATGTAGGTTACATAAACGGCAATATTGAATTTAGAAATGCGTTCTCGCTCAAAAGTTTCATCTTCGAATTTAACGGTATGTATGCCTTCAGACACAATATTTATGGGTTAGAGAACCTCACTGAGTTCGATGTCTCTGGAAACTACTTCACCAACGTGAATCCTGGTTTCTTGCAATCTTTTCCAAGTTTGACAACTCTTAAAATGTCTCAAATGGGCTTTAGAAAAGATTTTCTACTTAAAGAGGGGCGTCAGATGTTTTTGCCATTACGTgcactgaaaaatattgttcttaGTCGCAATGATTTAATAGTCATGGATTCACAAATATTTGCTGGGAATCAGCTGACAGTCATTGATTTGTCCTTTAACCGCTTTGAAAGTATCCCCTTTGACATCACAACAACCCCATCTCTGCGACATCTTGATCTTAGTTACAACTCGTTGCCTGTATTATCAGAGTCACAGAGGCGTCTACTCGATGCCTTGGCAACAACAAATAACCTTACTTTGAACCTTAACAACAACCTTCTGTCCTGCGGATGTAAGAATTTAGACTTTGTGATGTGGATGTTCCAAACAGATGTGAAGGTTGAAAGCAGAGATACATATACCTGCGTATCTGATGATGGTGTTATTACATCTCCATCGTTTGTTTATGATCATTATGATGAAACCTGGAGAAGGTGTTCAGGACCAGTTTGGTTGTCTTTATCTGTCTCTGCTTTTGCACTGATTATTTTATTCATGATTTTAATATACCTGATAAACCAGAAAAAGACGTTAGTTTTAAACATCATTCACCGGTTCTTTGGGTTGGTAAATGTCACCAAGGCGCCGAAACGTTCTGACTTTCCTAATGACGCCTACATCGGCTACAGCGACGTCGATTACCAGTACGTCTGTCACACCGTGAGAGAACATCTGGAAGACAGACACGGAGTCAAACTCTTCCTGAAGGACAGAGACACCATCCCTGGAGGACAAATAGCCGACGACATCATTAGCGGAATAGATTCCAGTTGGAAAACGGTCCTCGTTCTCACCCAGTCTTTTATTGAGGACCAGTGGTGCCGCTTCATCGTGAATCGTATTGTGTATTCCTCCACCAGAATGCCAGTTGGTAGTGTCCTGCTTGTGCTGTTTAAGGATGTGAGACGAGGGGACATTTCACCGGCCCTGTTGAACGTTGTGGAAGAAAGACATATCTTCAGTGTGGGGAAATATGTGGACGACCAGGGCAGACTTTGGAGAGACGTTAGTCAACGTATCATGAATGGAGCGGAAGTTTAG